A window of the Streptomyces luomodiensis genome harbors these coding sequences:
- a CDS encoding PLP-dependent aminotransferase family protein: MSPWTSAVGAPQLARLLGSQHTRDGVAAGAAAALTGGRRVPAYRALADGVRLLVLEGRVPVAARLPAERELAAALAVSRTTVAAAYEALRGEGFLESRRGAGSWTAMPAGSPLPTRGLDPLPPEAAASVIDLGCAALPAPEPWLTRAMHGALEELPPYAHTHGDYPAGLPALRQALADRYTARGIPTMPEQIMVTTGAMGAVAAACRLMVRPGERVAVESPSYANILQLMREAGARLVPVAMGDRLAGWDIPSWRQVLSAAAPRLAYVIADFHNPTGALATEEQRRQLVDAARSAGTILVADETMAELRLDDDAGQPRPVCAFDPAGSTVITVGSASKSFWAGMRIGWVRAAPDVIRSLVAARAYADLGTPVIEQLAVAWLLSTGGWEEAVEVRRALARDNRDALVAALRRHLPDWEFTVPHGGLTLWARTGGLSGSRIADAGVRLGVRVPSGPRFGVDGAFEGYVRLPFTVGGAVAEKAATRLAAAADLVATGATIEAETPRTYVA; this comes from the coding sequence ATGAGTCCATGGACCTCTGCGGTCGGGGCACCGCAACTGGCCCGGCTGCTCGGGTCACAGCACACCCGTGACGGCGTGGCCGCCGGGGCCGCGGCCGCCCTGACCGGGGGCCGCCGCGTCCCCGCCTACCGTGCCCTCGCCGACGGCGTACGGCTGCTCGTCCTGGAGGGCCGGGTTCCGGTCGCGGCCCGGCTCCCCGCCGAGCGCGAACTCGCCGCGGCGCTCGCGGTCAGCCGCACCACCGTCGCCGCCGCCTATGAGGCGCTGCGTGGCGAGGGGTTCCTCGAGTCCCGGCGCGGCGCCGGGAGCTGGACCGCCATGCCCGCCGGAAGCCCGCTGCCCACGCGGGGGCTCGACCCGCTCCCGCCCGAGGCCGCGGCCTCCGTCATCGACCTCGGCTGTGCCGCTCTGCCCGCCCCCGAACCCTGGCTCACCCGCGCGATGCACGGCGCCCTCGAGGAGCTGCCGCCCTACGCCCACACCCACGGCGACTACCCCGCCGGGCTGCCCGCCCTGCGCCAGGCGCTCGCCGACCGCTACACCGCCCGTGGCATCCCGACCATGCCCGAGCAGATCATGGTCACCACCGGCGCCATGGGGGCGGTCGCCGCCGCCTGCCGGCTGATGGTCCGGCCCGGCGAGCGGGTCGCCGTCGAATCGCCCAGTTACGCCAACATCCTCCAGCTGATGCGGGAGGCGGGCGCCCGGCTCGTCCCCGTCGCCATGGGCGACCGGCTCGCGGGCTGGGACATCCCGTCCTGGCGCCAGGTCCTCAGCGCCGCCGCACCCCGGCTCGCCTACGTCATCGCCGACTTCCACAACCCCACCGGCGCCCTCGCCACCGAGGAGCAGCGCCGGCAGCTCGTGGACGCCGCCCGCTCCGCCGGAACGATCCTGGTCGCCGACGAGACCATGGCCGAACTGCGCCTGGACGACGACGCCGGGCAGCCCCGGCCCGTCTGCGCCTTCGACCCGGCGGGCAGCACCGTGATCACCGTCGGCTCGGCGAGCAAGTCCTTCTGGGCGGGGATGCGCATCGGCTGGGTGCGCGCCGCGCCCGACGTCATCCGCAGCCTGGTCGCCGCCCGCGCCTACGCGGACCTGGGCACCCCCGTCATCGAACAGCTCGCCGTCGCCTGGCTGCTGAGCACCGGAGGCTGGGAGGAGGCCGTCGAGGTCCGCCGGGCACTGGCGCGCGACAACCGGGACGCGCTCGTCGCCGCCCTCCGGCGCCATCTGCCCGACTGGGAGTTCACCGTCCCGCACGGCGGGCTCACCCTCTGGGCCCGCACCGGCGGCCTCTCCGGCTCGCGCATCGCGGACGCCGGCGTCCGGCTGGGGGTCCGGGTGCCGTCGGGGCCCCGCTTCGGGGTGGACGGCGCGTTCGAGGGATACGTACGGCTTCCGTTCACCGTCGGCGGAGCGGTCGCCGAGAAGGCCGCCACCCGGCTGGCCGCAGCCGCCGACCTGGTGGCCACGGGCGCCACGATCGAGGCCGAAACGCCCCGCACGTACGTGGCCTGA
- a CDS encoding ankyrin repeat domain-containing protein, with the protein MTESNPESEPAHDPEVLQLAAKVFDLARHGDTDTLAAYVDAGVPANLTNDKGDSLLMLAAYYGHPATVSALLERGADPNRVNERGQTPIAGAAFKGEEEVLRVLLAKGADPRAGSPSAVETARMFGREDLLALFEGPGSA; encoded by the coding sequence ATGACCGAATCGAACCCCGAGAGCGAGCCCGCCCACGACCCGGAGGTGCTGCAACTGGCCGCCAAGGTCTTCGACCTGGCCCGGCACGGGGACACCGATACGCTCGCCGCCTACGTGGACGCGGGTGTCCCGGCCAACCTCACCAACGACAAGGGCGATTCCCTGCTCATGCTCGCGGCCTACTACGGCCATCCCGCGACGGTGTCGGCACTGCTGGAGCGCGGCGCCGACCCCAATCGGGTCAACGAGCGGGGCCAGACCCCCATCGCCGGAGCCGCGTTCAAGGGCGAGGAGGAGGTGCTGAGGGTGCTGCTGGCCAAGGGTGCCGACCCCCGGGCCGGATCGCCCTCGGCCGTCGAGACGGCGCGGATGTTCGGGCGGGAGGATCTGCTCGCGCTGTTCGAGGGCCCGGGGTCGGCGTAG